The Mycobacteriales bacterium nucleotide sequence CGGCCCCGCCGCGATCGTCAGATCGCGGGTGGCTGCGGCCAGCTCGCCGTACGCCGACCAGTCGTCGACCCGCTTCCCGGCATGCTCGGCTAGCTCCTCGAGTGGCGGTCCGAACTGCGTCAACAGGTGGGCCGCGCGACGCGGGTCCGGCGTCGTCATCGGCCGGGCGTAGCCCATCTGCTCGAACAGCAGGTGCGGCGAGTTCCGCTCGGAGAGGTTCGCGTACTCCTCGATCTCGATCCGATCGACCCGGCACTGCAGCGACAGCAACGCGAGCGGCAGCGCGTCAGTGATGAAGCCCGGACTGCTCCCGGTCGCGTAGATCGAGGTGTTGCCCCGCGCGCAGGCCGCATCGATTCGTTGTCGCGCCTCCACGGAAAGCGCACGGCCGCCGGCCTGGAAGTCGCCGCACGTCGTGACGACGTTCGTGCCCCGCTCGAGCATCGCGACGACGTCGTCGAGCTCGGCCGCCCGCGGCATGTAGAGCACGCAGTCGGCGTCCAGCTCGATGACCGCGCGCTTGTCGGCGGTGGCCGCAACGCCGGTCGGCTCCTGGCCGCAGATCTCACCGACGTCTCGGCCCGCCTTCGACGGGTCGTAGACCAGCATCCCGACCAGCTCCAGTCGCGGGTCCCGCAGCACCTGTAGCGCGGCCCGCGTGCCGATGTTGCCGGTCGCCCACTGCACCACTCGCAGTCGTCGGCTCATCACTCCCCCAGCAGCTCGTCGGTGTGCTCG carries:
- a CDS encoding dihydrodipicolinate reductase; its protein translation is MSRRLRVVQWATGNIGTRAALQVLRDPRLELVGMLVYDPSKAGRDVGEICGQEPTGVAATADKRAVIELDADCVLYMPRAAELDDVVAMLERGTNVVTTCGDFQAGGRALSVEARQRIDAACARGNTSIYATGSSPGFITDALPLALLSLQCRVDRIEIEEYANLSERNSPHLLFEQMGYARPMTTPDPRRAAHLLTQFGPPLEELAEHAGKRVDDWSAYGELAAATRDLTIAAGPIPAGTVAAQRTVISGSSAGEEVVRFTATWYCSTDLDPRWDLLATGWRVRTYGDAPLNVSLEFPFAVEDLGAHTPGYTANRPVNAIPYVVAAVPGILETTDLPPLTPAGD